The DNA sequence CCACAATTGGCCGATCGGCCAATAAAGGCAACATCGGCGCACAACAACTAGAAGGGGTTCACCACCCCCAGATGGACCGCCCGGGCTACGCTCTCCACCACGGAAGCGGTTCCCAATTTTTTAAAAATGTTCTCACAATGGCGCTTGATACAGGATTCGCTCACCGTCAGAAGATCTGCCACCTCGTTCTTTGACTTTCCCCAGGAGAGCCACAGAAGCACCTCCCGCTCGCGCGCCGTGAGAAGCGGGAGATCACGCGGTGAACGCTCGCGTTCCCTGCCCTGGGTTTCTTCACCGTCGCTACGGGCGGATTCCTCCAGAAGTGAGTAGGCTGTCTGAAAATGAACAGCTCCAGTCTTGAGGATCGCCAGGGCAGCCCTATCGGTCCTCATGTCCCCCGCGGAAGAAGCCAGGCCAAAGCCAATAATTATTCCACGGGGTCGATAGATCGAGAAACCAGCTCCGCCAACGATGGAAAACTCCCGGGCCTCTTCCATGACCAACTGTGACCGCTTTGCAGGAAACCGCTGGGCAGCCTCCTTCCAGGTGAAGGGCCGGTCATCGATCCGGGCCATGGCACAGACAGGATCGTGGTCATAGTGCTCTGCCGCTACGTATCGGTCCAGCCAGTCCGAGGGATAATTACTGATGTTTTGGAGGGCCGTCTCCCGCATCTGGTGCGGTTCGCGGCAGGAAACATCACCGATCATGAACTGATCAAAGCCAAAGCTCTTGATGAACCCCGCAAAACGCCCCAGCAGCTCTCCCGGAGACGCCGCCAGGAGGCAATCCTCCACAAAGGAAGGGACTGCGCCTAGCACGGACTCACCGGCAATACTATTTTCTCTTTCATTGAATCTAAATTATAGGATCCTCCAGAAAAACCTGCAACAAAGGAGCTGTCAAAAAACGTCCAGGGCAGCCCCCGGTCAGAGCCGCTTGTGGTGATGATCTTCTTCAGATAAACTGACCGCTCCGTTATGTTCAAATACTATCTCTTTCTCCGGGCGTATCCCGCCCACGTGGGGTTTGGCTTTGCCCTTACCTTTTTTTCGAGTCTGGGCCAGACTTTTCTCATTTCCCTCTACGTGCCCCATATCCTGGCCGATCTGGGCATCTCCAACAGTGCCTTCGGCGGCATGTACGCCATCGCAACTATCGGATCGGCACTCCTGCTGATTCAGTTCGGAGGACTCATAGACCGCCGGCCCCTGCCAGGGTATGTCCTCAAGACCATCGCCATTCTGGGAGCCGCCTCAATTCTTTTGGGACTCACCCGCCATGCCCTGATCCTGCCCTTTGCACTTCTGGGACTCCGTTTCGGCGGCCAGGGGCTCATGAGTCACATCAGCCAGACCACTCTGGGCCGGTTCTTCCAGGAAGACCGGGGAAAAGCCCTGAGCCTGGCCTCGTTGGGGTTTCCCGCTGGAGAGATGGTGTTCCCCCTGGTGGTGGCCCTGCTGATTCCCCTGGTGGGATGGCGCGTAAGCCTGGCGGTGAACGCTGCGGTGCTTCTGGGCGTACTGGTCCCCGCACTCTATCTCTTCCCGCTTGATGATTTCGATCAGGCCAAAGGAGAAACCGCCTCAACCTCTCTCCTTGGCATCTCCCGGCGGGAAATCCTGAAGGATCCGAACTTCAGGCGCATTGCCCCTTCGGCCATCTTTCTGAGCTTCTCCAATACAGCAGTCTTCTTTTACCAGCTGGTCCTTGCCGAAAGCAGAGGCTGGCCAGTAGCCTGGTACAGCGCTGTCTTTGCCGGCTACGCTGCGGCACGCTTCGCCTTCGGGCTCCTGGGAGGGATTCTGGTGGATCGCTTCTCGGCCCGCAGGCTCTACGCAGTTCACTTTCTGCCCATGATTCTGGGGCTCCTGGTCCTGGCTGTTTCGCCGGACCGGTGGGTTGCCGTGGTCTTTCTGTGCTGCGCCGGCATCTCTCTGGGACTCCACAGCCCGATAAAGGCCGCTGTCATGGCCGAGGTTCACGGAACGGCAAACCTGGGAGCCATCCGCAGCGTCTATACCTCCTTTCTGGTGGGAGGAACAGCGCTGGGGCCCATGGTCTTCGGGCTTCTTCTGGATCAGGGGATTCCCTTTGGCGCCATCCTCACGGGAACGGCCCTGACCCTGGGGCTGACGGTGCTGCCTTCGGTTGCCCTGGCCTTTCCCGCCTGGGAGAGAGGCCCCCTTTGTTCAGCCAGAACCGGGCGCTGATCCCGGCGGGAGATTTTTCCTCTCATCCTTGCAGGACGGGAAAAGCTCAAGACCCTCACGGAAGTGCGGCAGGGGTCATCAATCAGAGATATCCACCCGCATACGCTTGAGAGCCCGTTCAATAATTGCGGCTTTGTTGATGAGAACGTTGTCGGGGGCCTCAGATGGTGTAGGCATTCAGAATCTCCTGTCGTCCCTCGTTGAACTCCAGGTACAAGCCCAAGAGATTTGCGGCATATAACGCCGCCGCTCCGGGGTCTCTCGAGTAGAGCTGGATGCCGGTGTGCAACACCTCGTTAGCATAGACAAGGTTTCTGGATGACAGCATTCCAAGATCGACCTGGCGCCCAAGACGGTAAGATAATGCTGCGGCAATCTGAGCCCTATCCAGCTCGGAGATGTGTATACCTGGCTGCGTCATTATTGCTATGTCGATATCACTGTCGGCCCGCAAGCGCCCCGAGGCCGCGCTACCCAAAAGATAAATTGCGAGGATGCGTTGATCTGTAGCAAGTTCGGCAGTAACGGCATCCCGAATCTTCTGGTGCATTGCTTGTGTATTGTGAGAGTCCCTGTGTGAGTCCCGTGCCCGCAGCATACGTGCAGAGTAATGGATCGCCGGTTCAATGTCGACATGGCGCGTTGACCGCTTGAATGCGGGCACTTTATGCGGCCCCCTTTGTTCAGCCAGAACCGGGCGCTGATCCCGGCGGGAGATTTTTCCTCTCATCCTTGCAGGACGGGAAAAGCTGACCTAGACTGGTACCCCTGAGGAGGAGCCCATGAATGTGTCACAGGAAATGATGAGCGCCCTGGTGGGGGCAAGTATCCTGATTGGGGCGGTGCAGTGTTTTCTGGGATACCGGATCTTCAAAGTTGTCCTGGCCGTTACGGGGTTTCTTGCAGGAGGGCTGGTAGCCGGATCCATCACCTTCGCCATAACCGAGGTAGAAACGACAGCCCTCCTGGCCGGTGCGGTGGGTGGTGTTGCCGGAGCAGCGGTCATGCTGGGGCTCTATGTCTTGGGGGTCTTTTTTATCGGGGCCCTTCTGGGAGCCGTCCTGGGGGTTTCCTTCTCTGCCCTGGGAGGGTTTGCACCGGAACCGGTGGTTCTCCTTGTCCTGGCTGCTGCCACAGGGATCGCTGCCGTGGTATTGCAGCGGATCATGATCATTCTCTCCACCAGTTTTGCCGGTTCCTGGAGCGTTGTCATTGGCACGGCCTATTTTGTCACGGGTCGGGTAAATCCTGCTGATATGGGTGCGCTCCTCCGGATCGACCAGGGTCTGCTCTATGTGCTTTTGGGATGCTGGGTGGCCCTGGGTGTTGCCGGGGTGGTGGTGCAGCTGAAGACAACCACCGCCCGTTCCCGCCAGCGAACCTGGCGGTCCTGAGTTTCGGGAACAAGAGCCGCGCGAATCGAAAATCCAGGTTGAATTGACGGCCCGCTCCGCCCGTGGTATCGTCAGACAAGATCCGTATACGCGATACGAGGTCAGGGAACCCGGTGAGAATCCGGGACAGTCCCCGCTACTGTGTTCGGTGAGAACGTTGGCACAGGCCACCGCAAGGGAAGGCGCCAACCGACAAAGACCCGTAAGTCAGGAGACCTGCCCAATCGCGAAACACCGTACGGCCTCGGAGGAAGGCGTGACGCGACAACTCTACACAGACCCTCATGATTGGTGTGTACCCTCGCCCTGTGCCGGAGGGGAGGTACGCAGGTAGCATTAGCCATGATACTGCCACTACAGAAACCACGGAGAGGGACCCGTCCACAACGGGAACAAACACCACACAGCAAAAAACGAAAAGGAACGAACAAAGCCATGAAACGATATCTCGTGGGATTGGTGCTCCTGGCAGCGCCAGGGGTACTTCTCTACGCGCAAAATCAGGAGAAGGACCGGGAGGAAAAGCAGAAACCTGCCACCCTTGAGGTGGTTGTCACAGCAGACCGGATACTCACCGAAATAGTCTCTACCGCCGCAAACGTCACCGTTGTAACGGAAGAGGAGATCCGCAGCTCCGGCGCAACAAACCTGCCGGAACTGCTGGACCGCCAGGCGGGGGTCTCCTTCCGGAGCTACTCCAATGCCCCCCAGGCCACAGTAGACATGAGAGGCTTTGGCGAGGGGTCTGGCATGCGTGTTCTGGTTCTGGTGGACGGACGCCGCCAGAATAACCCCGATATGTCGGGAATTAACTGGCTGGGGATTCCCCTGGATTCCATAGAACGGGTCGAAATACTCCGCGGAGGCGCCAGCGCGCTCTACGGCAACCACGCCCTGGGCGGCGTGATCAACATTATCACCAGAACTCCCTCGCCAGAGGTCCCCCTGGAACTGACGGGGTCTCTCGCACTGGGAAGCAACATGGAAAACCAGGAACGGCTGAACCTCTCCCTGGCCCGGGAGCGGTCCCGTTTGCGCGCCTCGGTCGAGCATTTTTCCACCGATGGCCACCGGGACCGTTCGGCCTACCGGGCTCTCAACTTCTCCATGGGTGCTCTTTTTGATCTCTCCGATACCCTGGAAGTGGGCTTAAGCGGTCGCTACAGCAATATCTTTTACGAGATGCCGGGAGGGCTCACCAGAGCACAGTACAAGGATGACCCAAGCGATGCCACCAACACTGATGACGAAGCCAACGAACATCACTTTGGCCTGGACCTGGATCTGGTCTGGTACCCCACCCCGCTTGCCCGGGCCGAGATCGCTCTGGGCTACGCGGCAAAGCTGGTAGAGACCGATATGGAAAGTTTCTGGCCCCCTAACGAGTACACCGACAGGGATCTTCATACCTTCACGGCCTCACCGGCCCTCATTCTGGACTGGGATCTGGGAGCGGTGCCCCTGCGGACCCGCCTGGGGCTGGACTGGTCCTGGGCCCGCCAGGAGATCACCGCCTGGGAGACCTCAAGCCGCAACACAAAGAATTACCGGGCCGATCTCTCCCAGTGGACCCTGGGAACAGTGGCCTCCACCACGGCCTACGTGACGGAGCAACTCGATCTGGGGGGAACCCTGCGCTACGACCGCAGCACCATCGGGGCCGAAAAGGACGACGAGGGAATCGATAGCGACACCACCCATCAGGCCCTGGTCTTTGCCCTGAACGCAGTCTACCGTCCCCTGGAATACGCCAAGGTTTTTGTCTCGGGGGGAACGCTCTTCCGCTATCCGGCCCTGGACGAACAGGCCTCGGTGCAAGGCTTTGGTGACCAGTTCATGAGCAATCTGGACCCGGAGCAGGGATTCACTCTGGAAGCCGGAGGGGGGCTCTATCTGGGGGCGCTCCTGCGGCTGAACGCGAGCCTCTACTGGATGGAGATGGAAGACGAGATCGCCTGGTTTACTATTGATCCTGTTACGTGGGAAGGCGAAAACAGAAACCTCGACAAGACCCGCCGGCTCGGGGGAGACCTGCAGATACAGAGCGAACCCCTGGAACAACTCCGCATCTCCGCAGGCTACAGCTACATTATGGCCACCTTTGCTGGGGGAGACAACAAGGACAAGGAGGTTCCTCTGGTTCCCAACCACAGCCTGGACGCCCAACTGGCGGTGCGGCTCCTCCCCGAGCTGGGCCTGGAGTTCGGTCCGGCCCTCACCTTCCGCAGCAGGTCCTACCAGGGAGGGGATGATGCCAACAGCGAGGACCGGGTTGATGAGTACCTCCTGACAGATGTCTTTCTGCGGCTGCGGCCCCGGGGACTCCCGGGAGATCTGGCGGTGAGCGCCGAGGTGAAAAACATCTTCGACGAGACCTACGCGCCCTTCGTGAACTGGGACGCTTACTACCCCGCCCCGGGGCGGACCTTCCGCCTTGCTGCGTCCTACCGGTACTGACGGGCAGACCGGCAGGGAAAGAAGAAACGAGGAGAGCGAGAAGCGATGCAGACCCCGAAACGACCGGGTTCTCCCCAGAGCCGTCGCCTCACGGCGGCTTTGGGACTCTCTCTGGCTCTCCATTTTCTCGTTTTCGCCGGGGCGCCCCTGATCCCCGGCGTTTCTGTTCCCCCCTCCGACCCGGCCTCTCCCACAACGGTAACAGTCAGCTTCCGTGACGTTCCTCAAGCGATATCCGAACCAGGCCAATCCTCCGAATCACCACAGCCACGGTCTGATCCTGAGGTGCAACCTTCCGAGGAATCTCTCCCTGCAAAACCGCAGCCGCCACAGCAAGAGGAGGAGACACCTCAAACAGAGCATCAATCATCCTTAGCCCTGCCGGAAACCATCCCGGAACCATCACCACCTCCGCAACCTTCCGATTTGATTCCGGAAAGCCGGAACGCCACCGCCCGGGACTTCAGGGACTCCCCGAGCACACCGTCCCCAGCCGGGTCAGCTCCCCTTTCAGTCAAGCCTTCGCATGAAAGAGGGCCTGCTACCCTGCGCGTCCACGAACCCCGCCCGGTCGAGCCAATTGTTCCCTCCTATCCCCTGGCAGACCGGCGTCGCGGAATTGAAGGAGAAGTCATCATTCGGGTGGTAATCTCTACCCGGGGAATCCCCCTGCAGGCAGAAATTGTCCAACCCGGTCCAAGCCGGAGCCTTACCCGAGCTGCCCTGAAGGCAGTTGAGTCAGCGCACTTTCACCCGGGAACCATCGATGATACGCCCTCGGAGATGGATCTCCAGGTACGCATCGTCTTCACCCTCTCGAATGTTCCCGGAACCTGACGTTTCCTGACTCAAGCTCCCGCCACATGACCCATCTCCCGGCAAAACGCTCCCCGATCAGCACTATTCCTCGACCTTTTTCGGCCTCGATGAGTATACTTGAGGGCACAGGATAAAAAACGCGGAGCATCATCAGGGAGGTCGATCATGCCGACACACCACCATCCCCTTCGCCCCCTCCTCCTGACCCTGGCCCTCTATCTGGGCCTGGCCATGGCAACCCTCTCCCTGGCATCCTGCCGGCCCGGCCCCCCGCGAGGCTCCGCCCCAGATCCGGAGCAACCCCCGGAACAGGAACCCCGGCCCGTGCTGGTCGTGGCCGTGGAAGAGGCCCCCCTGGTCCGAACCATACGGGGCTCCGGCATGGTCTCGGGAATCAGGGAAGCCTCGGTGGTAACCGAAACAGAAGGCCCCCTGCAGCGGGTCTTCTTTGACCTGGGAGACCAGGTGCGCCAGGGCCAGATCCTTCTCTCCTTTGACAGCGAGCGCGAGACAGCCGAGGTCCTCCAGGCCCGGGCAGATCTGGACCTGGCCAGAATTGAACTGGCTGCTGCAGAATCGCTCCAGGATCGGGGCACCGTCTCCCGGGCCGAGGCAGCCCGCCGCCGGGCCGCCCTGAGCGGAGCCGAGGCACGCCTCACAGCAGCAGAAAAGCGGTACAACGATCGCCAGGTCCGGGCCCCCATCTCGGGCAGGATCGCCGCCAGGCCCATAGATCTGGAAGAGGGAACCTACCTGGGCCGGGGTGTTCAGGCGGCACGCATCGTCGATACCAGCCGGCTACGCACCGAGATTGGTCTGGGAGAACGGGAAATCGCCCACGTCCGGGTAGGCTCCGAGGCCCAGGTCCGTGTCCCGGCCTGCTCCGATCTGTGGAGAGACGCCCGGGTCTCTGCCGTGGGGGCCGCTGCGGACCCCCGAACAGGATCCTTTCCCCTTCGTGTGGAGTGGGAGAACCCCTGTCCCCTGCGCACCCGGGCGGGAATGTCTGTCCAGGTACGTCTGGTTCCCCAGGCAGCACCCGATCACCTGGTGGTCCCCACGGAGGCAATCATCCGCAGGGGAGACGCCACATTCCTCTTTCTCCTGAAAGATAACAGTCTGGACCGGGAAGACCGGGCGGTATTGCAGGAAGTAGAGGTGGTGGCCACCCTTGCCAACCGAGCCGCCCTGGCCGGAGCGATAGCCCCGGGCGATCTGGTGGTGGTGAGCGCCCTCTCGGCTCTTCGGCATGATGACCGGGTTATCGCGGCGCTCCAGGAGGGTACCCCGTGAGCATCGCCGGACGATCAGTGTCGAACCCGGTCCTTGTGAACATTCTCACCGTGGTCATCCTTGTTCTGGGACTTTTCAGCTATCAGCGACTCCCCCGGGAGCAGTTTGCCGAGGTCCCCTTCTATTTCATTACCATCGGCGTCCCCTACCCCGGCGTGGCAGCCGAAGACGTGGAACGGTCCGTCACAATCCCCCTGGAAGACGAGATGGCAAACCTGGACAGGCTGGACCGCATCCGATCCCGGACACGGGAGGGCTTCAGCTCGGTGACCCTGGAGTTTGACCAGGCCGTGTCTCGCCGGGAGTTTGACCGGCTCTTTCAGGAAGTTCAGAACCGTTTCAACCGGGTCTCCCTGCCCGCAGGGGTCCAGCAGGAGACGATTCAGGAGTTCTCCTCCAACGATTTCCTGCCCGTTATTGAGCTGGTCCTCTCGGGAGAAGCGCCCTACGGAGAACTGGTTGAGACGGCAGAGGCCTTCCGGGACCGTCTGAGAAGCATCCGTGGCGTCTCCCGGATCGAACTGGTGGGAGTCAGGGACCGGGAGATCACGGTTCGCCTGGATCAGGACCTTCTTGAGGCGTATCAGGTCTCGCTCTTTGAGGTGGTACAGGCCCTGCAACAACGGAACGCCACCGTACCGGGCGGAGTTCTCACCACGGGAGATCGGGAATACCTCTTGCGCACCGTGGGGGCAGTTCGTTCTGTCCGGGAACTGGAGGATACCGTGGTGCGCGGTCCTGAGGGAACGGGAAGCCACAGCCTTCAGCTTTCCAGCCTGGGAAGGGTGAGCGAGGAATACCGCCGGGAAGGGACCATGGCCCGGTTCAACGGAAAACCCGCCGTAAGCCTGCGGGTAACCAAACTGCCCCGGGCAAGCTCCATCGGGATTATCGACGCGATCCACCGGAGGGTTGCATCTCTGGAAGACGCTCTGCCCGCTGATATCACCCTGGACTATTTCAGCGACCAGTCCGTGCCGATCAACAACAGCCTGGACACGCTTCTCTCCAACGCGCTTCTGGGGCTTGTTCTGGTGGTCCTGGTGCTCTACGCCTTCCTGGGGCTGCGCAACGCCCTCATGACCGCCCTGGGCATCCCCCTCACCCTGGCCATGACCTTCCTGGTCCTGGATTCTCTGGGCGAGACCCTGAACAGCAACACCCTCTTCGGGCTGGTCCTGGTCCTGGGGCTGATTGTTGACCACGCTATCGTCAATGTGGAAAACAGTTACCGCCTCCAGCAACAGGGCCTCTCCCGGCGCGATGCCGCCGTGGCGGGGACGAATCAGGTGATTCTGCCCGTTCTTGCGGCCACGGCCACCACGGTAGCTGCCTTTTTGCCTCTGGCCTTTCTGCCAGGAGTGGTGGGGCGATTTTTGCGAGTTGTCCCCATTACCGTCTCCATCGCCCTGGTCGCCTCGGCGCTGGAAGCGTCGGTCATTCTCCCCTCGCACTACGCCGACTGGCCCGGCAGGGAGAAAGCTCCCCGCCGCAGACTCATTACGGCGCTGCAGGACCGGTTCGAGGTGCTCCTGCGCAGACTCTACCGCAGACGAGGCATCACCCTGACGGTGATCTTCCTGGCCATGGTAGCAGTCTTTTCCCAGGCGGGACGCGTTCCCCTGGATCTCTTTGCCTCGGAGGAGGTCTCTCTTTTTTATATCGAGATCGAGATGCCCCCGGGCAGCTCCCTGGAACGGACCTCCCGCACCACAGAGCTCTTCGAGAATCGGCTGCTTGACTCCTCCCGCACCGATGATATCCGGGCCGTGAGCTCTTCAGTCGGCTTCTCCGG is a window from the Alkalispirochaeta americana genome containing:
- a CDS encoding efflux RND transporter periplasmic adaptor subunit yields the protein MPTHHHPLRPLLLTLALYLGLAMATLSLASCRPGPPRGSAPDPEQPPEQEPRPVLVVAVEEAPLVRTIRGSGMVSGIREASVVTETEGPLQRVFFDLGDQVRQGQILLSFDSERETAEVLQARADLDLARIELAAAESLQDRGTVSRAEAARRRAALSGAEARLTAAEKRYNDRQVRAPISGRIAARPIDLEEGTYLGRGVQAARIVDTSRLRTEIGLGEREIAHVRVGSEAQVRVPACSDLWRDARVSAVGAAADPRTGSFPLRVEWENPCPLRTRAGMSVQVRLVPQAAPDHLVVPTEAIIRRGDATFLFLLKDNSLDREDRAVLQEVEVVATLANRAALAGAIAPGDLVVVSALSALRHDDRVIAALQEGTP
- a CDS encoding MFS transporter, which produces MFKYYLFLRAYPAHVGFGFALTFFSSLGQTFLISLYVPHILADLGISNSAFGGMYAIATIGSALLLIQFGGLIDRRPLPGYVLKTIAILGAASILLGLTRHALILPFALLGLRFGGQGLMSHISQTTLGRFFQEDRGKALSLASLGFPAGEMVFPLVVALLIPLVGWRVSLAVNAAVLLGVLVPALYLFPLDDFDQAKGETASTSLLGISRREILKDPNFRRIAPSAIFLSFSNTAVFFYQLVLAESRGWPVAWYSAVFAGYAAARFAFGLLGGILVDRFSARRLYAVHFLPMILGLLVLAVSPDRWVAVVFLCCAGISLGLHSPIKAAVMAEVHGTANLGAIRSVYTSFLVGGTALGPMVFGLLLDQGIPFGAILTGTALTLGLTVLPSVALAFPAWERGPLCSARTGR
- a CDS encoding LuxR family transcriptional regulator encodes the protein MLGAVPSFVEDCLLAASPGELLGRFAGFIKSFGFDQFMIGDVSCREPHQMRETALQNISNYPSDWLDRYVAAEHYDHDPVCAMARIDDRPFTWKEAAQRFPAKRSQLVMEEAREFSIVGGAGFSIYRPRGIIIGFGLASSAGDMRTDRAALAILKTGAVHFQTAYSLLEESARSDGEETQGRERERSPRDLPLLTAREREVLLWLSWGKSKNEVADLLTVSESCIKRHCENIFKKLGTASVVESVARAVHLGVVNPF
- a CDS encoding TM7S3/TM198-like domain-containing protein, whose amino-acid sequence is MNVSQEMMSALVGASILIGAVQCFLGYRIFKVVLAVTGFLAGGLVAGSITFAITEVETTALLAGAVGGVAGAAVMLGLYVLGVFFIGALLGAVLGVSFSALGGFAPEPVVLLVLAAATGIAAVVLQRIMIILSTSFAGSWSVVIGTAYFVTGRVNPADMGALLRIDQGLLYVLLGCWVALGVAGVVVQLKTTTARSRQRTWRS
- a CDS encoding TonB-dependent receptor encodes the protein MKRYLVGLVLLAAPGVLLYAQNQEKDREEKQKPATLEVVVTADRILTEIVSTAANVTVVTEEEIRSSGATNLPELLDRQAGVSFRSYSNAPQATVDMRGFGEGSGMRVLVLVDGRRQNNPDMSGINWLGIPLDSIERVEILRGGASALYGNHALGGVINIITRTPSPEVPLELTGSLALGSNMENQERLNLSLARERSRLRASVEHFSTDGHRDRSAYRALNFSMGALFDLSDTLEVGLSGRYSNIFYEMPGGLTRAQYKDDPSDATNTDDEANEHHFGLDLDLVWYPTPLARAEIALGYAAKLVETDMESFWPPNEYTDRDLHTFTASPALILDWDLGAVPLRTRLGLDWSWARQEITAWETSSRNTKNYRADLSQWTLGTVASTTAYVTEQLDLGGTLRYDRSTIGAEKDDEGIDSDTTHQALVFALNAVYRPLEYAKVFVSGGTLFRYPALDEQASVQGFGDQFMSNLDPEQGFTLEAGGGLYLGALLRLNASLYWMEMEDEIAWFTIDPVTWEGENRNLDKTRRLGGDLQIQSEPLEQLRISAGYSYIMATFAGGDNKDKEVPLVPNHSLDAQLAVRLLPELGLEFGPALTFRSRSYQGGDDANSEDRVDEYLLTDVFLRLRPRGLPGDLAVSAEVKNIFDETYAPFVNWDAYYPAPGRTFRLAASYRY
- the mntA gene encoding type VII toxin-antitoxin system MntA family adenylyltransferase antitoxin encodes the protein MHQKIRDAVTAELATDQRILAIYLLGSAASGRLRADSDIDIAIMTQPGIHISELDRAQIAAALSYRLGRQVDLGMLSSRNLVYANEVLHTGIQLYSRDPGAAALYAANLLGLYLEFNEGRQEILNAYTI
- a CDS encoding efflux RND transporter permease subunit, with product MSIAGRSVSNPVLVNILTVVILVLGLFSYQRLPREQFAEVPFYFITIGVPYPGVAAEDVERSVTIPLEDEMANLDRLDRIRSRTREGFSSVTLEFDQAVSRREFDRLFQEVQNRFNRVSLPAGVQQETIQEFSSNDFLPVIELVLSGEAPYGELVETAEAFRDRLRSIRGVSRIELVGVRDREITVRLDQDLLEAYQVSLFEVVQALQQRNATVPGGVLTTGDREYLLRTVGAVRSVRELEDTVVRGPEGTGSHSLQLSSLGRVSEEYRREGTMARFNGKPAVSLRVTKLPRASSIGIIDAIHRRVASLEDALPADITLDYFSDQSVPINNSLDTLLSNALLGLVLVVLVLYAFLGLRNALMTALGIPLTLAMTFLVLDSLGETLNSNTLFGLVLVLGLIVDHAIVNVENSYRLQQQGLSRRDAAVAGTNQVILPVLAATATTVAAFLPLAFLPGVVGRFLRVVPITVSIALVASALEASVILPSHYADWPGREKAPRRRLITALQDRFEVLLRRLYRRRGITLTVIFLAMVAVFSQAGRVPLDLFASEEVSLFYIEIEMPPGSSLERTSRTTELFENRLLDSSRTDDIRAVSSSVGFSGGGRSGERRSNLAQISVELRTPQAGRTASLQTVMEDLQEETAHIAGPEVVVFREQPSGPPRDPPVSFRLFGDDLQALRQVAEQFRLHLEQYPELYNITDNFDRGTPEVRITVDHQAAARYGLSIQATGDFLRGVLEGVPAGSVFLGNRETDLRVRYNLPEDITLEEALQVQIAGPRERMIPFSSVASARVDQGISLIRRVDGTREVTVTAEARTTDRLGEINRDLDRLWQEEISPGFPGLSLTLEGRFAEILTIFLDILRVFLVGIFLIYAILGTQFRSYTQPFLILFSVPFAFVGVIVFLLISAVPLSSTVIYAGAALAGIAVNDSIVLLSFINERRSQGDSVADAVAGAARTRFRAILLTSLTTIGGLLPTALGLFGESPLWGPMAGTIVFGLLFSTVTALLVMPCLYGFFYDRRGGSRLA
- a CDS encoding energy transducer TonB yields the protein MIPESRNATARDFRDSPSTPSPAGSAPLSVKPSHERGPATLRVHEPRPVEPIVPSYPLADRRRGIEGEVIIRVVISTRGIPLQAEIVQPGPSRSLTRAALKAVESAHFHPGTIDDTPSEMDLQVRIVFTLSNVPGT